The Molothrus ater isolate BHLD 08-10-18 breed brown headed cowbird chromosome 18, BPBGC_Mater_1.1, whole genome shotgun sequence genome window below encodes:
- the LOC118693128 gene encoding LOW QUALITY PROTEIN: derlin-2-like (The sequence of the model RefSeq protein was modified relative to this genomic sequence to represent the inferred CDS: inserted 1 base in 1 codon) has translation MAYQGFAQEYLGMPAVTRAYTTACVLTTAAVQLEFITPFQLYFNPDLIFRKFQIWRLITNFLFFGPLGFSFFFNMIFLYRYCRMLEEGSFRGRTADFVFMFLFGGFLMTLFGLFASLFFLGQAFTIMLVYVWSRRNPYIRMNFFGLLNFQAPFLPWVLMGFSLLLGNSIIIDLLGIAVGHIYYFLEDXFPNQPGGKKLLLTPSFLKMVFDTPEEDPNYNPLPEDRPEHLPRDQDQHEQQQPQ, from the exons ATGGCGTACCAGGGCTTCGCGCAGGAGTACCTGGGCATGCCGGCCGTGACCCGCGCCTACACCACCGCCTGTGTGCTCACCACCGCCGCCGTG cagctggagtTCATCACCCCCTTCCAGCTGTACTTCAACCCCGACCTCATCTTCAGGAAGTTCCAG ataTGGAGGCTGATCACCAACTTCCTCTTTTTTGGGCCCCTGGgattcagtttctttttcaaCATGATATTTCT GTACAGGTACTGCCGCATGCTGGAAGAAGGCTCCTTCCGTGGAAGGACGGCTGACTTTGTCTTCATGTTCCTCTTTGGAGGGTTTCTCATGACA CTGTTTGGGCTCTTTGCCAGCCTGTTTTTCCTGGGCCAGGCTTTCACCATCATGCTGGTGTACGTGTGGAGTCGCAGGAACCCTTACATCCGCATGAACTTCTTTGGGCTTCTTAACTTCCAAgcccccttcctgccctgggtCCTGATGGGattctctctgctcctgggcaACTCCATCATCATTGATCTGCTGG GGATTGCAGTGGGTCATATCTATTATTTCTTGGAAG GTTTTCCCaatcagcctggaggaaagaaGCTGCTGTTAACCCCGAGCTTTCT GAAGATGGTTTTTGACACACCTGAAGAGGATCCCAATTACAACCCTCTCCCTGAGGATCGTCCAGAACACCTGCCTAGAGACCAAGACCAAcacgagcagcagcagccacagtaG
- the SMARCB1 gene encoding SWI/SNF-related matrix-associated actin-dependent regulator of chromatin subfamily B member 1 produces the protein MMMMALSKTFGQKPVKFQLEEDGEFYMIGSEVGNYLRMFRGSLYKRYPSLWRRLATVEERKKIVASSHENQRSHSPRRYHGYTTLATSVTLLKASEVEEILDGNDEKYKAVSISTEPPTYLREQKAKRNNQWVPTLPNSSHHLDAVPCSTTINRNRMGRDKKRTFPLCFDDHDPAVIHENASQPEVLVPIRLDMEIDGQKLRDAFTWNMNEKLMTPEMFSEILCDDLDLNPLTFVPAIASAIRQQIESYPTDSILEDQSDQRVIIKLNIHVGNISLVDQFEWDMSEKENSPEKFALKLCSELGLGGEFVTTIAYSIRGQLSWHQKTYAFSENPLPTVEIAIRNTGDADQWCPLLETLTDAEMEKKIRDQDRNTRRMRRLANTAPAW, from the exons aTGATGATGATGGCGCTGAGCAAGACCTTCGGGCAGAAGCCCGTCAAGTTCCAGCTGGAGGAGGACGGCGAGTTCTACATGATCGGCTCCGAG GTGGGGAACTACTTGCGCATGTTTCGGGGCTCCCTGTACAAGAGGTACCCCTCGCTCTGGAGGCGCCTGGCCACtgtggaagaaaggaagaagattGTGGCCTCTTCACATG aAAACCAGCGGTCTCACAGTCCCCGAAGAT ATCATGGCTACACAACATTAGCCACTAGCGTGACGCTGCTAAAGGCCTCTGAAGTGGAAGAGATCTTGGATGGCAATGATGAGAAGTACAAGGCAGTGTCTATCAGCACAGAACCTCCTACCTACCTCAG AGAACAGAAGGCAAAGAGGAACAACCAGTGGGTGCCAACCCTGCCCAACAGCTCTCATCACCTGGACGCTGTGCCGTGCTCAACAACCATCAACAGGAACCGCATGGGCAGGGATAAGAAGAGAACATTCCCTCTGTG CTTTGATGACCATGACCCAGCAGTGATCCATGAGAATGCATCCCAGCCAGAGGTTCTGGTTCCAATCAGGCTCGATATGGAAATTGATGGGCAGAAACTCCGAGATGCATTTACGTGGAACATGAATG AAAAACTGATGACCCCAGAAATGTTCTCGGAGATTCTTTGTGATGACCTGGATTTGAATCCTCTGACCTTTGTCCCTGCTATTGCATCTGCCATCCGACAGCAGATCGAGTCCTACCCGACTGACAGCATCCTGGAGGATCAGTCAGACCAACGAGTTATTATTAAG ctGAACATCCATGTAGGAAACATCTCCCTCGTAGACCAGTTTGAGTGGGACATGTCAGAGAAGGAGAACTCACCAGAGAAGTTTGCCTTgaagctgtgctcagagctTGGCCTGGGCGGGGAGTTTGTCACAACTATTGCCTACAGCATCCGGGGACAGCTGAGCTGGCACCAGAAGACCTATGCCTTCAG cgAGAACCCTCTGCCCACTGTGGAGATCGCAATTCGCAACACGGGGGACGCTGACCAGTGGTGCCCTCTCCTGGAAACCCTCACAGACGCTGAGATGGAGAAGAAGATCAGAGACCAGGACAGAAACACAAG GCGCATGAGACGTTTGGCCAATACTGCTCCAGCCTGGTAA
- the MMP11 gene encoding stromelysin-3 isoform X1, with protein sequence MSEPAPPPGMARPPLPAAAALLAAALLHCAPAAPARRHKPDVSRKHHTWKEQAPWLAALANAVGTGVPAKGFPGAAAGPWAGWNPPRCGVPDPDPPAPPGAQGGRNRQKRFVLSGGRWDKTNLTYRIIRFPWQLVKAKVRRTIEEALKVWSDVTPLTFTEVQEGRADIVIDFTRYWHGDNLPFDGPGGILAHAFFPKTHREGDVHFDYDETWTIGNNLGTDLLQVAAHEFGHVLGLQHTAVSKSLMSPFYIFRYPLSLSEDDKQGIQYLYGKPSAHPDPTPTQPAELPQPDLETNEITNVEALQPDACLTAFDAAATIRGELFFFSSRYVWRLRAGRLQDGYPALASRHWQGIPSSVDATFEDPLGNIWFFQDSQYWIYDGERRVSGPTPIVELGLPASPVQAALVWGAEKNKIYIFSGGNYWRFNPQRRQVDNIYPRAMADWRGVPAEIDAAFQDELGFAYFLRGRDYWKFDPVQVKVLEGYPRQISQDFFSCTPSSNSFR encoded by the exons GACGTGTCTCGAAAGCATCACACCTGGAAGGAGCAGGCTCCTTGGCTGGCTGCCCTGGCGAACGCCGTGGGCACGGGCGTGCCTGCCAAGGGCTtccccggggcggcggcggggccctGGGCCGGCTGGAACCCGCCCCGCTGCGGCGTGCCCGACCCCGAcccgcccgcgccgccgggGGCCCAGGGCGGCCGCAACCGCCAGAAGCGCTTCGTGCTCTCCGGGGGCCGCTGGGACAAAACCAACCTCACCTACAG AATTATCAGGTTCCCATGGCAACTTGTAAAAGCTAAAGTGAGAAGGACCATAGAGGAAGCGTTGAAAGTCTGGAGTGATGTGACCCCGCTGACCTTCACCGAGGTGCAGGAGGGACGGGCTGACATCGTCATCGACTTCACGAG GTACTGGCATGGAGACAACCTGCCTTTTGATGGGCCTGGAGGGATCCTGGCACACGCGTTCTTCCCCAAAACTCACCGGGAAGGAGACGTGCACTTTGACTATGATGAGACCTGGACCATTGGGAACAACCTGG GCACTGACCTCCTGCAAGTGGCTGCCCATGAGTTTGGCCACGTGCTGGgcctgcagcacacagctgtcTCCAAGTCCCTGATGTCCCCTTTCTACATCTTCCGCTACCCCCTGAGCCTGAGCGAGGATGACAAGCAAGGGATCCAGTACCTGTATGGGAAACCCTCAGCGCATCCTGACCCAACCCCaacccagccagcagagctgccccagccagaCCTCGAAACAAACGAGATCACCAACGTGGAG GCCCTGCAGCCCGACGCCTGCCTCACGGCCTTCGACGCTGCAGCCACCATCCGGGGGGAGCTGTTCTTCTTCAGCTCGCGCTACGTGTGGCGGCTCCgtgctgggaggctgcaggacgGGTacccagccctggcctctcGCCACTGGCAGggcatccccagctctgtcGATGCCACCTTCGAGGACCCGCTGGGCAACATCTGGTTTTTCCAAG ATTCCCAGTACTGGATTTACGATGGCGAGAGACGGGTATCTGGTCCCACCCCCATCGTGGAGCTGGgcctccctgcatccccagtgcaggcagctctggtgtGGGGGGCTGAGAAGAACAAGATCTACATCTTCAGTGGAGGCAACTACTGGCGTTTCAACCCCCAGAGGCGCCAGGTGGACAACATCTACCCGCGGGCCATGGCCGACTGGCGCGGCGTCCCGGCCGAGATCGACGCCGCCTTCCAGGACGAGCTGG GTTTTGCCTATTTCCTGAGAGGCCGAGATTATTGGAAATTTGATCCAGTCCAGGTGAAAGTGCTGGAGGGCTACCCACGCCAGATCAGCCAGGACTTCTTCAGCTGCACACCCTCCTCCAACTCCTTCAGATGA
- the MMP11 gene encoding stromelysin-3 isoform X2 codes for MSEPAPPPGMARPPLPAAAALLAAALLHCAPAAPARRHKPDVSRKHHTWKEQAPWLAALANAVGTGVPAKGFPGAAAGPWAGWNPPRCGVPDPDPPAPPGAQGGRNRQKRFVLSGGRWDKTNLTYRIIRFPWQLVKAKVRRTIEEALKVWSDVTPLTFTEVQEGRADIVIDFTRYWHGDNLPFDGPGGILAHAFFPKTHREGDVHFDYDETWTIGNNLGTDLLQVAAHEFGHVLGLQHTAVSKSLMSPFYIFRYPLSLSEDDKQGIQYLYGKPSAHPDPTPTQPAELPQPDLETNEITNVEIPSTGFTMARDGYLVPPPSWSWASLHPQCRQLWCGGLRRTRSTSSVEATTGVSTPRGARWTTSTRGPWPTGAASRPRSTPPSRTSWVSAQPALAHSSAESHTWL; via the exons GACGTGTCTCGAAAGCATCACACCTGGAAGGAGCAGGCTCCTTGGCTGGCTGCCCTGGCGAACGCCGTGGGCACGGGCGTGCCTGCCAAGGGCTtccccggggcggcggcggggccctGGGCCGGCTGGAACCCGCCCCGCTGCGGCGTGCCCGACCCCGAcccgcccgcgccgccgggGGCCCAGGGCGGCCGCAACCGCCAGAAGCGCTTCGTGCTCTCCGGGGGCCGCTGGGACAAAACCAACCTCACCTACAG AATTATCAGGTTCCCATGGCAACTTGTAAAAGCTAAAGTGAGAAGGACCATAGAGGAAGCGTTGAAAGTCTGGAGTGATGTGACCCCGCTGACCTTCACCGAGGTGCAGGAGGGACGGGCTGACATCGTCATCGACTTCACGAG GTACTGGCATGGAGACAACCTGCCTTTTGATGGGCCTGGAGGGATCCTGGCACACGCGTTCTTCCCCAAAACTCACCGGGAAGGAGACGTGCACTTTGACTATGATGAGACCTGGACCATTGGGAACAACCTGG GCACTGACCTCCTGCAAGTGGCTGCCCATGAGTTTGGCCACGTGCTGGgcctgcagcacacagctgtcTCCAAGTCCCTGATGTCCCCTTTCTACATCTTCCGCTACCCCCTGAGCCTGAGCGAGGATGACAAGCAAGGGATCCAGTACCTGTATGGGAAACCCTCAGCGCATCCTGACCCAACCCCaacccagccagcagagctgccccagccagaCCTCGAAACAAACGAGATCACCAACGTGGAG ATTCCCAGTACTGGATTTACGATGGCGAGAGACGGGTATCTGGTCCCACCCCCATCGTGGAGCTGGgcctccctgcatccccagtgcaggcagctctggtgtGGGGGGCTGAGAAGAACAAGATCTACATCTTCAGTGGAGGCAACTACTGGCGTTTCAACCCCCAGAGGCGCCAGGTGGACAACATCTACCCGCGGGCCATGGCCGACTGGCGCGGCGTCCCGGCCGAGATCGACGCCGCCTTCCAGGACGAGCTGGGTCAgtgctcagcctgctctggctcacagctctgcagagtcaCACACATGGTTGTAG